AAGCCTACCCGTGAAATCTCTTTTACGATTCCAATGTGTTTGTAAATCATGGAAATCCTTGATCTCTACTCCTACATTTATTTCCATGCACACCCAACACAGTGAGAGCGTCCACAATTACACCCACCTTTTACATTATAATAGTTACAGAAACAGCAAGACGCCATACCAATTACTCCATACCGATGGTTCATTCAATGAgtctcaagaacttgaatatccATGCCAAATGAGGTGTGGAGATCATCAATTCGTCCATGATTGCAAGGGATTAATACTCTTTACGACTGTCAACGAAGTTGGGCCGGATGACAATCGTTTCGAGCCCCTAACTCTATGGAACCCTGCAATTAGAATGTCTATGACTCTTCCTCGACCTCGCATTAATGATGTTCCGGAACCCAAATACTGTATTCACGGGTTCGGCTTTGATCAAACAAGTAATGATTACAAGGTGCTGAGAATGTTTTATCATAATTACGCCTCGTCTCGACCAACTCAGGCGGAACTTTATAGACTTCGCACAGGCGCTTGGGAGACTTTGATGGTTGCTGAGGATTCTTTTCAgtattatttttctacaaaaatgCAAGCTTTCGTGAATGGGGCAAGTCATTGGGTCGTATGGCCTATGGCACCCGGCTCTCGAAAACGAGCGGTTTTGTTgtttgatatgtttgatgagGAATTCCGAGTGATGAAGCTTCCGGATCATCTTAGCTTAGGCTGGGGTAGGTCTATTGGTCTTGGTGTTTCTGGTGGATTACTTTCTTTAATGGAGAATAACAACCCATACGGTAGTGTTAATTTGAGCTACAGCATTTGGTTGATGAAGGAATATGGCGTGGTAGAGTCGTGGACTAAACAATTTACAATTGATTTAGAGGGTTGGAGCTATGGGCGCATCTTCCTTTTTAGGAACAATGAAAAGGTTTTAGCTTGGAATcgaaaaaatgaaagagagtCGGAAGAGTCGGTCTTATATGATCCCAAGACACATAGATTCATTAAAGTAGGAGGAATTAAAGGCAAGGGTTATCTTCTTGGCAAAAATACTTTCGTTGAAAGTCTTGTTTTACTTGATAAATTAAATCATATACAAACGTAAGGGAAAGCCAGTGGTGCgactcaaaaaaaagaaaagaaaagaagagaaagacaTGCATGCATGCGCTTGGAGAGAAGGCTAAGCAAAGCACAAGATGTTAATTTGAGCTGCATCAATATTTGGTTGATCGAAGACATACACAAGAGAAGGCTACGAAGAAAATCTGAAGAAATAACGTTTGCAGGTATAGTGCTCTTTTTAGGATGGTTTGGGATTTATGTCGaggaaaaatgttttgtttgtattatttttagttAGAGCTTCCAaaaattatccaaaaataatctaaatGTATCTCTTTTCATTGAAAACTTTCTATAAATCTAAAAAGCAGCAGAAACTATTCAATTAGCTCCATGATCACTTCCTAGCACACAAATCCATCCCTACAAACAATGGATTGCTTTATTTGAGATTCCGATATAATGTTGGGTGCAAAAGCATTTTTCAATTGTGTTCTGTTCTTCCCATTTGGACGGAACAAGGAATTTCATATTCTCATTCAAAAATGAAGATTTGAATCCTTGGCCTCTTCTAAGCAAAGTGATGGGCACAATCCAAAGTATGCCTTCCTTTTGAATTGAAACACTGGTGGGTATAACATTTAAAAAGTATAAGTGAGGTTCAGTAAATTTACACCATTCCAAGACTAATGATTGTTCAATGCAccatatatttcaattttttttgtcaccACCAAAGAGTCAAGTCTAAATAAAACTGTTCAAGCAAAATCTCAACCAGAACATATATTTAATATGACATCCAAAAAGATTCAAGTTCCAAACAGTAAAATGCAGAATTCAAgaggggaagaaaaagaaagaagactcTCCAGGATCTCCTTGAAAGATCTAACCTAGCAATCAAATTATTTGGTTACATATAAGTTGAAACGACGAAATTCAGACCATCAAAACTTAGATTTAATAAATATCAGGAGTCCCTCGTTGTAAAAGCTTAATCCAGTCCTAATTCCAGAAACACAATAAAAGTTATATTGAAGAGCTATGAAATTAGcaaaaatgtagacaaattaaaatCTCAAATAGCTCAAGGAGAAAATTTCAGTCATATAGACAGATATAGTACCAAACAACCCCACCTTGATTGTTATGACACTCTATAATATTTCCTCTGTTACTAATAGCTGCAACAGCATGACCATGGAGCTCACTAGCTCATTCTAGCTGCCACCTGTCAACAAAAGTCAATGTACTTTCATTCCTTACACaaggaatattatatataaagaggcACAGAAAGACCATAAATTATCTTTTAATCGACCAAACTACCTCTGGAAACGAAGACAACTTCCTGGGACAGAATACTTTGCCATTATACAGCAATGGCCAAAACCCAACTTTGAATATTGCAGCATATCTTTTCCAATAATAACATTATATAAGCATTATAAAAGAAGTGAATTATAATGCAACTCACATGACAAAATCCAactatttataattaatttgaagACATCTAAAGGGGGACAGCATGTGaggcaaaaagaaaaccaagcaaGCATTGAATACAGGCACCTCTAATTTTGTCtactatataaaatattaatctaAAAAAGCAATACCATCAGATCAATAACAAGAATTCTCACTAACATAAAGCAATAAGTTCTGGAGAAATTAACATAAAGAAAGAGTTTTGACCTTCATATTGTTTTCCAAAACTGTGAACTGCTGCCAAAGATCAAGCTTATCTTTGTATAGGTGATTTAAGataattaggaaaatcctagaTGGTTGCAGAATCTATTGAATTTCTTGAGATCAgtatatgtaaattttttactGAGTGGTGATAAGATGAATCAACCTTGGGAACTTGAGGTTGATGTATTTCATTGATTCAGAGGTCTTCTATATGGCTAATACATGTTACTGAGCCTAATCCTACTTGTTTTCTGCTGAAGCGAAGATATCTCAAGCTCACATCCAAAGAGAGACAAAGTGAAGTAGGAATATCAGAGGTAAAactattcaatttaaataaaaaaattaaatctatgTCGCAATTAAAACACATGGAAAGATGTTAGTCGATCAAAACGCATGATCAAACAAGAAATGCTACATCTGTCTTCATAACTAATCCAACTCGTAAGGCTGAATTTCCGTAGTTTTAATTCGTATCTCTTAATTGCTTATAGCTAAAAACGAAAAATGTTACTTTTGTCCaaaatctttttataaaattgacgAAATCACATCAACCTAATAAGAAGTTGAAACGTGGTCATATGtcttacaaaaaattaaaaaactcattaaaatttgaaaaaaccataaatatatatgtgcTATCGATCGATCGATGCAATAAGAAGCAATGAATATATTAAGAAAACTTGAGATATGTTGAAGTGCCACACTCTTAACcccttaatttaaaaaagtgacagGAACAACCTGCGGCCGGCGTGAATTCGTTTTCCTTCTCGCTTCTATCACATACGTGGTCGCGGTCCCACCCCCTCTTTACTTTTCCCATTAGGTTTGGGGTTTTGCTTTTAACCGACTTAATTAAAAGCTTCTATatatctaaaaagaaaataaataaagtaaagaaaacctGGGTTTTTCTTGGGGTTTGGGTTTGCCGCACAAATTGCgtttgggttttaaggtttttctttcttcttcctccggAGCTCGATCTTTCGTCTTCTCCAAGCCGCGAAGAGGAGAAATTCATAGAGATCATGTCTAACCGGCTTCCACGTGATCTTTGGACTGAAATCCTGGTAAGCCTACCCGTGAAATCTATTTTACGATTCCAATGTGTTTGTAAATCATGGAAATCCTTGATCTCTACTCCTACGTTAATTTATTTCCGTGCACACCCAACGTACACAGTGAGAGCACCGGCAATTACGCTCACATATTACGTTGGCATAGATATAAAGACATACCGACGCCATACCGATTACTCCATATCGATCGTTCATTCAATGAgtctcaagaacttgaatatccATGCCAAATGAGACGTCCTGGCGGAGTCGTCCATGATTGCAAGGGCTGGATGACAATCGTTTCGATCTTCTAACTCTATGGAACCCTGCAATTAGAATGTCTATGACTCTTCCTCAACCTCGCATTGATGTACCGGGGAACAAATACTGTATTTACGGGTTCGGCTTTGATCATACAAGTAATGATTACAAGGTGCTGAGGATGGTCCATGTTTATTATGCCGTGTCTCCACCTCAGGCGGAACTTTATAAACTTCGCACAGGCACTTGGGAGACTCTTACGGGTGCTGACAATTTTGGTAAGTATTCTGTACCTGCAAATATGCAGGCTTTCTTGAATGGGGCGAGTCACTGGCTTGTACTTCATATATTGGCATCCGGCTCCCGTAAACGAGGGATTGTGTTGTTtgatatgtgtgatgagcaacTCCGAGTGATGAAGCTTCCGGATAATATTCGTTTAAGCTGCAGGGTTAAGGCTCGTCTTGGTGTTTCTGGTGGATTGCTTTCTTTCATGGAGTATAACTACGAACGACAAGATGTTAATTTGAGCTGCAGCATTTGGTTGATGAAAGAATATGGCGTGGCAGAGTCGTGGACTAAACAGTTTACAATTGATTTAAAGGCCGGTTGGCGCTTTGGGGAGATCTTCTGTTTCAGGAACAACGAAAAGATTTTGGCTTGGAATCGGAAAAATGGAAAAGAGTCGGTCTTATTCTTATATGATCCCAAGACTCATAGATTCATTAATATAGAAGGCCCAGGAATTAATGCTAAGGATTATCTTCGCAGCAATAGTACTTTGGTCGAAAGTCTTGTTTTACTCGATAAAGAAAATTCTATGCAGATGTGCCAGACTTGTTTAAGGAAGTGCCAGTTGTGCGActcaaagaaaggaaagaaaagaagacgaAGACATGCACGCGCGAGAGAAGGCTAACCAAAGCACAAGAGAATAACTAAGAAGAAAAGGTTAGAAACATGATATCTCTTATTTATCACtttatgaaattatttttttgaaaaaactttacttataatctcttatctttcatcacttttgaaaaaatgtattcaaactttaagaagtgtcaatttagagcatacatctttcaattcttttcaatttcaatcttccgtttgaattttttgttaaatcttatcaaaattttcaaaataccgaagtatttattttttttttcaaaaaaaattataaaatttttcaaatattcgTGCATTGGTATTtatgcaaattttgttaaattcctAATCAACATGctaaatcttagcaatttttttctttttttttttttccaaaaaaaataaatggtattttaaaatttttgataggacttaacggaaaattctatcggataattgaaattaaataaaaaaaaaaatgaaagatgaatactctatattgacactttttaaagtttgaattcatttttaaaaaaaaaaaaatgatgaaaaattaagatttgtaagtgaaattctcttcttctttttttttttttttaatcaaatctaAAGCAATAACTTATCATTGTCTTGTTGCTTATTGGTTTTTTGAAGTTCATATAATTTTCCTATTGCTTGAGCACGAGTTTTCATATCAATTGTTAACATTAATATGCAATTTTTGTAC
The sequence above is drawn from the Alnus glutinosa chromosome 11, dhAlnGlut1.1, whole genome shotgun sequence genome and encodes:
- the LOC133881267 gene encoding F-box/kelch-repeat protein At3g23880-like is translated as MSNPLPRDLWTEILVSLPVKSLLRFQCVCKSWKSLISTPTFISMHTQHSESVHNYTHLLHYNSYRNSKTPYQLLHTDGSFNESQELEYPCQMRCGDHQFVHDCKGLILFTTVNEVGPDDNRFEPLTLWNPAIRMSMTLPRPRINDVPEPKYCIHGFGFDQTSNDYKVLRMFYHNYASSRPTQAELYRLRTGAWETLMVAEDSFQYYFSTKMQAFVNGASHWVVWPMAPGSRKRAVLLFDMFDEEFRVMKLPDHLSLGWGRSIGLGVSGGLLSLMENNNPYGSVNLSYSIWLMKEYGVVESWTKQFTIDLEGWSYGRIFLFRNNEKVLAWNRKNERESEESVLYDPKTHRFIKVGGIKGKGYLLGKNTFVESLVLLDKLNHIQT
- the LOC133881268 gene encoding F-box/kelch-repeat protein At3g06240-like, with translation MSMTLPQPRIDVPGNKYCIYGFGFDHTSNDYKVLRMVHVYYAVSPPQAELYKLRTGTWETLTGADNFGKYSVPANMQAFLNGASHWLVLHILASGSRKRGIVLFDMCDEQLRVMKLPDNIRLSCRVKARLGVSGGLLSFMEYNYERQDVNLSCSIWLMKEYGVAESWTKQFTIDLKAGWRFGEIFCFRNNEKILAWNRKNGKESVLFLYDPKTHRFINIEGPGINAKDYLRSNSTLVESLVLLDKENSMQMCQTCLRKCQLCDSKKGKKRRRRHARAREG